One segment of Luteitalea sp. DNA contains the following:
- a CDS encoding LysR family transcriptional regulator, producing the protein MMSLPVTLAHLRVFAAVAKHCSFSRAADELRVSQPYVSGQIAGLEARLALVLFNRTGRRAYLSEAGKLFLPYAAKVLTTLQEADRSLQDFRGLVTGHLVVAASSTPGAYLLPRLLGQFLEDYPGVHVTLQIKDTVHVERLLLSQEAELGVVASPPTSTELATEPLGLDELLLVVGPRHRWVNRSGVTFKDLEEERLLVRERTSGTRIRIDEELTRTRVQPRTMLELSTVEAIREALACGLGISFLSKHAVQQDIAARRLVVVMLAHRPLTRPISLLTSTGHKLSPAAAVFRNLILAEFTSADRT; encoded by the coding sequence ATGATGTCGCTACCTGTCACCCTCGCTCACCTGAGAGTCTTCGCCGCCGTCGCCAAGCATTGCAGCTTCTCCCGCGCCGCCGACGAGCTGCGCGTCAGCCAACCATATGTGTCAGGCCAGATCGCCGGCCTGGAGGCGAGGCTCGCGTTGGTGCTGTTCAATCGGACGGGCCGTCGAGCGTACCTCAGCGAAGCAGGCAAGCTGTTTCTTCCGTACGCGGCGAAGGTTCTGACGACGCTGCAGGAGGCCGACCGATCGCTGCAGGATTTCCGTGGCCTGGTCACGGGCCATCTGGTGGTTGCCGCCAGCTCGACGCCTGGAGCGTATCTGCTGCCGCGCCTGCTCGGCCAGTTCCTCGAGGACTACCCTGGCGTCCATGTCACGTTGCAGATCAAAGACACAGTCCATGTGGAGCGGCTGCTGCTCTCACAAGAGGCGGAGCTCGGCGTCGTGGCCTCCCCGCCCACGTCGACCGAGCTGGCGACGGAGCCGCTCGGCCTCGACGAGCTCCTGTTGGTGGTCGGTCCGCGTCATCGCTGGGTCAACCGCTCGGGTGTGACGTTCAAGGACCTCGAAGAGGAGCGTCTGTTGGTACGAGAGCGCACGTCTGGCACGCGTATCCGTATCGATGAGGAGCTCACGCGGACGCGAGTCCAGCCGCGAACGATGTTGGAGCTGAGCACCGTCGAGGCGATCCGCGAAGCATTGGCCTGCGGGCTCGGCATCTCGTTTCTTTCCAAGCACGCCGTGCAGCAGGACATCGCGGCGCGCCGGCTCGTTGTCGTTATGCTGGCCCACCGCCCCCTCACGCGCCCGATCTCCCTGCTGACCTCGACGGGACACAAGCTCAGTCCCGCGGCGGCCGTGTTCCGCAACTTGATTCTCGCCGAGTTCACGTCGGCGGACCGCACCTGA
- a CDS encoding DUF4143 domain-containing protein, whose product MAVRHLHRSVTALASVLMPAWWTNRLKRLVRGPKRYFVDSSLALATLRLDVAGLIADADIVARTLDTFVAGQLRAALARSASSPRLYHLRQEQGRREIDIMVEYGGQRVFSFEVKATSAPTRHDARHLAWLRDELGDRFLGGAVLHTGPRAFILDHNIIAAPIANLWS is encoded by the coding sequence ATGGCCGTTCGGCATCTCCACCGCTCGGTGACTGCCCTTGCCAGCGTCCTTATGCCCGCATGGTGGACCAACCGCCTCAAACGACTCGTCCGCGGACCCAAGCGGTACTTCGTCGATTCATCACTCGCACTCGCGACGCTTAGGCTCGATGTCGCGGGGCTGATCGCAGACGCGGACATCGTCGCGCGCACGCTCGACACGTTCGTGGCTGGCCAATTGAGGGCGGCGCTTGCCCGAAGCGCATCCTCGCCCAGGCTCTACCACCTGCGCCAAGAACAGGGCCGACGCGAGATCGACATCATGGTCGAGTACGGCGGCCAACGTGTGTTCAGCTTCGAAGTCAAGGCCACCAGCGCGCCGACGCGCCACGATGCGCGACACCTTGCATGGCTACGGGACGAGCTCGGCGATCGCTTCCTTGGTGGCGCCGTGCTCCATACAGGTCCCAGAGCCTTCATCCTCGACCACAACATCATTGCCGCCCCGATCGCGAACCTCTGGAGTTGA
- a CDS encoding type II toxin-antitoxin system HicB family antitoxin, with protein sequence MVHEDHESGGYWAEVVDLPGCFASGDTLDELERDVRDAIETYIAAQEKLGKPVPKGRKIDVPGVRRWEIAVA encoded by the coding sequence ATCGTTCACGAAGATCACGAAAGCGGTGGCTATTGGGCTGAAGTCGTAGATCTCCCAGGTTGCTTTGCATCCGGCGACACACTGGATGAGCTCGAACGGGATGTGCGGGACGCGATCGAAACCTACATCGCCGCCCAAGAGAAGCTCGGCAAGCCGGTGCCGAAGGGCCGGAAAATCGATGTGCCCGGCGTTCGCCGCTGGGAGATCGCAGTTGCCTAG